In one window of Oryzias melastigma strain HK-1 linkage group LG5, ASM292280v2, whole genome shotgun sequence DNA:
- the slc2a9l1 gene encoding solute carrier family 2 member 9, like 1 translates to MIWSLVVSMFAVGGLFGVVSVKFFSGKLGSKRAMICNNLISIVGAGVMLTSQNAQSFEMIIVARTLFGFSAALGNSLHLMYLGEISPRQIRGTVTLTSATFLSLGKLSGQFFGLSEVLGGEDMWNIVLCVPACLSVVQVLVLPFLPEPPRYLFIEKKDDSACKKALQSLWGPGEYKQEMDEMLMEQLASEAASSKSSLQLIRDRTVRWQLITMSTIFCCNQLSGMSAISIFAFDVFVKAGIPKENVRYVTLGLGLSEIVTSLVSGLLIEHLGRRPLLWGGYGFMSVIWVLVTVTLNLKDTNSWISYLSAALIFLFFVSFCGGPGAATGPLNSELFTQSNRLAAFALVGLLRWFMFAMQGLIFPFIIKAFGLYCFTLFASMSLLGSLYTFFILPETKGKTLLEISAEFKAISVCGKSWLKEEKAETRL, encoded by the exons ATGATATGGTCTCTGGTCGTCTCCATGTTCGCTGTCGGGGGACTTTTTGGTGTTGTCAGCGTCAAATTCTTTTCAGGCAAATTAGGAAG CAAAAGAGCAATGATCTGCAACAACCTGATTTCCATCGTTGGAGCCGGAGTGATGCTGACGAGTCAGAACGCCCAATCTTTTGAAATGATCATTGTGGCGAGGACGCTGTTTGGCTTCTCAGCAG CTCTGGGGAACAGCCTCCACCTGATGTACCTCGGCGAGATTTCACCCAGACAGATAAGAGGCACCGTGACTCTGACCTCAGCCACTTTTTTGTCACTCGGGAAACTCTCGGGACAGTTTTTTGGTCTGAG TGAGGTCCTGGGAGGCGAGGACATGTGGAACATTGTCCTCTGTGTCCCCGCATGTTTGTCAGTGGTTCAAGTTTTGGTGCTGCCGTTTCTTCCGGAACCCCCCAGATATTTATTCATAGAGAAAAAAGATGATAGTGCATGCAAAAAAG CCCTACAAAGTCTTTGGGGGCCTGGAGAATACAAACAGGAAATGGATGAGATGTTGATGGAACAGCTGGCCAGTGAGGCAGCCTCATCAAAGAGTTCCCTGCAGCTGATAAGGGACAGGACTGTCCGGTGGCAGCTGATCACCATGTCCACCATCTTCTGTTGCAACCAGCTGTCAGGCATGTCGGCG ATcagcatttttgcttttgatgtCTTCGTGAAGGCAGGAATTCCAAAGGAAAATGTCCGCTACGTCACTCTTGGTCTCGGTTTGTCTGAAATTGTCACCTCGCTTGTCTCT GGTCTTCTGATTGAGCACTTGGGCAGGAGGCCGCTGCTCTGGGGCGGCTATGGCTTCATGTCTGTAATCTGGGTGTTGGTCACCGTCACGCTCAACCTGAAG GACACAAACTCCTGGATTTCTTACCTCTCAGCTGCTCTCATCTTCTTGTTCTTCGTCTCCTTCTGTGGAGGACCTG GAGCGGCCACAGGTCCTCTCAACAGCGAGCTCTTCACGCAGTCCAACCGTCTGGCAGCTTTTGCCCTGGTGGGACTTCTGCGCTGGTTCATGTTTGCAATGCAAGGCCTCATATTTCCATTTATCATC AAAGCTTTCGGCTTGTACTGCTTTACGCTGTTTGCCTCCATGTCCCTGCTGGGTAGCCTTTACACCTTCTTCATTTTGCCTGAAACTAAAGGAAAGACGCTGCTGGAGATCTCAGCAGAGTTTAAAGCCATCAGCGTCTGCGGGAAGTCCTGGTTAAAGGAGGAAAAAGCAGAGACTCGGCTGTGA